In the genome of Populus alba chromosome 11, ASM523922v2, whole genome shotgun sequence, one region contains:
- the LOC118048647 gene encoding large ribosomal subunit protein eL20 has translation MVTFRFHQYQVVGRALPTQSDEHPKIYRMKLWATNEVRAKSKFWYFLRKLKKVKKSNGQVLAINEIFEKNPTTIKNYGIWLRYQSRTGYHNMHKEYRDTTLNGAVEQMYTEMASRHRVRFPCIQIIKTATIPAKLCKRESTKQFHNSKIKFPLVFKKVRPPSRKLKTTYKASRPNLFM, from the exons atggttaCCTTCAGG TTTCACCAGTACCAGGTGGTCGGGAGAGCACTTCCAACACAGAGCGATGAGCATCCTAAGATCTACCGCATGAAGCTTTGGGCAACTAACGAGGTCCGTGCCAAATCCAAGTTCTG GTACTTCTTGAGGAAGCTTAAGAAAGTCAAGAAGAGCAATGGACAAGTTCTTGCCATCAATGAG ATTTTTGAGAAGAATCCTACCACGATCAAGAATTATGGAATATGGCTGCGATACCAGAGCCGAACTGGTTATCACAACATGCACAAGGAATACCGAGACACAACCCTTAATGGTGCTGTTGAACAAATGTACACTGAGATGGCATCTCGCCATAGGGTGAGGTTTCCATGCATCCAAATCATCAAGACAGCTACCATACCAGCTAAGCTTTGCAAGAGAGAGAGCACCAAGCAGTTCCACAACTCCAAAATCAAATTCCCATTGGTATTCAAGAAGGTCAGACCCCCATCCAGGAAGCTCAAGACAACATACAAGGCATCCAGGCCCAACCTGTTTATGTGA